Proteins encoded within one genomic window of Bombus terrestris chromosome 11, iyBomTerr1.2, whole genome shotgun sequence:
- the LOC100648909 gene encoding uncharacterized protein LOC100648909 isoform X1, which yields MEYRTFIMVLLCILCHANEYSDTKQSKPNDVDSTTESNEPPEGYYAFVKSPNAEPPKVRPPPYIDSDKECYDTGKQGKGYVSIHNICGDLNKGYIPRNPMNQYFNGSSYPFALLKNHTLKFLSKALPILKADDSLPKVATVQSYFQNSVDTDEKGSRSKRSSDSESALDTLRNGRKFCENGGGVVCMLYKAIQGEPLATSAAERRDEPSTPEYRQRTPPQEKPEYTGPPTPCPAKVEYATPVFAKNYQGVWRYVVQIPYEGYFTQTIEVTRCMQSRCHYLDGGCLSSPRWTSLLVAEIFYPDTFLEENQNSRINGLRDTAGSPPPVHDFQNYQQYLQKRAGENEARNSGSSQHHCDGVDEMGCFQVRLYYDWFLVPGSCKCWRPDYFNRYVRRSGSNVEL from the exons ATGGAATATCGAACATTTATC ATGGTACTTTTATGCATTTTGTGCCACGCAAATGAATATTCGGACACGAAACAATCGAAACCAAATGACGTCGATTCGACGACAGAATCTAACGAACCTCCAGAAGGATATTACGCCTTCGTGAAATCACCAAACGCAGAACCGCCTAAAGTGAGGCCGCCACCTTATATAGATAGCGACAAAGAATGCTATG ACACCGGTAAACAGGGAAAGGGTTACGTTTCCATACACAATATTTGCGGGGATCTTAACAAGGGTTATATCCCGCGAAATCCTATGAATCAGTATTTCAATGGCTCGTCGTATCCTTT CGCGCTGTTGAAAAATCACACGTTGAAATTTTTAAGCAAAGCGTTGCCTATACTCAAGGCTGACGATTCATTGCCGAAGGTCGCCACGGTGCAATCCTATTTCCAGAATTC TGTCGACACCGACGAGAAAGGAAGTAGAAGCAAGCGATCGTCCGATTCAGAAAGTGCCTTGGATACTCTCAGAAACGGTCGTAAATTCTGCGAAAATGGTGGAGGAGT AGTTTGCATGCTGTACAAGGCTATACAAGGTGAACCATTGGCTACCTCAGCAGCTGAACGCCGCGACGAGCCCTCCACCCCTGAGTATCGTCAACGAACACCGCCACAAGAGAAGCCAGAATACACCGGTCCACCCACTCCTTGTCCAGCTAAAGTGGAGTACGCTACACCAGTGTTCGCCAAGAACTATCAAGGAGTTTGGCGCTACGTGGTGCAAATCCCTTACGAGGGTTACTTCACTCAGACTATCGAAGTAACCCGATGCAT GCAATCAAGATGTCATTACTTGGATGGTGGCTGTCTGTCGTCGCCAAGATGGACTAGTTTGCTGGTAGCAGAGATTTTCTATCCTGACACGTTTTTGGAAGAAAATCAAAATTCTAGAATCAACGGCCTGAGGGATACTGCCGGTTCACCGCCGCCTGTTCACGATTTCCAGAATTATCAACAATATTTACAGAAACGTGCCGGGGAGAATGAAGCTCGTAACAGCGGATCGTCCCAGCATCATTGCGACGGTGTCGACGAAATGGGTTGTTTCCAG GTAAGATTGTACTACGATTGGTTCCTGGTGCCAGGAAGCTGCAAGTGTTGGCGTCCCGATTACTTCAACCGCTATGTTCGTCGAAGCGGGTCTAACGTCGAATTGTGA
- the LOC100648909 gene encoding uncharacterized protein LOC100648909 isoform X2, translating to MVLLCILCHANEYSDTKQSKPNDVDSTTESNEPPEGYYAFVKSPNAEPPKVRPPPYIDSDKECYDTGKQGKGYVSIHNICGDLNKGYIPRNPMNQYFNGSSYPFALLKNHTLKFLSKALPILKADDSLPKVATVQSYFQNSVDTDEKGSRSKRSSDSESALDTLRNGRKFCENGGGVVCMLYKAIQGEPLATSAAERRDEPSTPEYRQRTPPQEKPEYTGPPTPCPAKVEYATPVFAKNYQGVWRYVVQIPYEGYFTQTIEVTRCMQSRCHYLDGGCLSSPRWTSLLVAEIFYPDTFLEENQNSRINGLRDTAGSPPPVHDFQNYQQYLQKRAGENEARNSGSSQHHCDGVDEMGCFQVRLYYDWFLVPGSCKCWRPDYFNRYVRRSGSNVEL from the exons ATGGTACTTTTATGCATTTTGTGCCACGCAAATGAATATTCGGACACGAAACAATCGAAACCAAATGACGTCGATTCGACGACAGAATCTAACGAACCTCCAGAAGGATATTACGCCTTCGTGAAATCACCAAACGCAGAACCGCCTAAAGTGAGGCCGCCACCTTATATAGATAGCGACAAAGAATGCTATG ACACCGGTAAACAGGGAAAGGGTTACGTTTCCATACACAATATTTGCGGGGATCTTAACAAGGGTTATATCCCGCGAAATCCTATGAATCAGTATTTCAATGGCTCGTCGTATCCTTT CGCGCTGTTGAAAAATCACACGTTGAAATTTTTAAGCAAAGCGTTGCCTATACTCAAGGCTGACGATTCATTGCCGAAGGTCGCCACGGTGCAATCCTATTTCCAGAATTC TGTCGACACCGACGAGAAAGGAAGTAGAAGCAAGCGATCGTCCGATTCAGAAAGTGCCTTGGATACTCTCAGAAACGGTCGTAAATTCTGCGAAAATGGTGGAGGAGT AGTTTGCATGCTGTACAAGGCTATACAAGGTGAACCATTGGCTACCTCAGCAGCTGAACGCCGCGACGAGCCCTCCACCCCTGAGTATCGTCAACGAACACCGCCACAAGAGAAGCCAGAATACACCGGTCCACCCACTCCTTGTCCAGCTAAAGTGGAGTACGCTACACCAGTGTTCGCCAAGAACTATCAAGGAGTTTGGCGCTACGTGGTGCAAATCCCTTACGAGGGTTACTTCACTCAGACTATCGAAGTAACCCGATGCAT GCAATCAAGATGTCATTACTTGGATGGTGGCTGTCTGTCGTCGCCAAGATGGACTAGTTTGCTGGTAGCAGAGATTTTCTATCCTGACACGTTTTTGGAAGAAAATCAAAATTCTAGAATCAACGGCCTGAGGGATACTGCCGGTTCACCGCCGCCTGTTCACGATTTCCAGAATTATCAACAATATTTACAGAAACGTGCCGGGGAGAATGAAGCTCGTAACAGCGGATCGTCCCAGCATCATTGCGACGGTGTCGACGAAATGGGTTGTTTCCAG GTAAGATTGTACTACGATTGGTTCCTGGTGCCAGGAAGCTGCAAGTGTTGGCGTCCCGATTACTTCAACCGCTATGTTCGTCGAAGCGGGTCTAACGTCGAATTGTGA
- the LOC100648686 gene encoding galactosylgalactosylxylosylprotein 3-beta-glucuronosyltransferase P — MKSSMKMGVVAIIGLFVVFYQYHLSTSVRFDQISDFNTGGSAEDGPVLSQEEVERYVRTSKFTEEMIKSAVRRVQEINGLSPDIASMLVQQLINHLHKNIFELGENNSKIGRFEPSRNATSNEQQESSMKLNKTPEPLYIITPTYRRPEQIPELTRMSHTLMLVKNVYWLVIEDATVATKQVTRLLERTGLKFEHLTAPMPEKYKQKKGAKPRGVSNRNRGLQWIRANATNGVFYFADDDNTYDITLFDEIRKTKRVSMFPVGLCTKFGLSSPIIKNEKFVGFYDGWIAGRKFPVDMAGFAVSVKFLLQRPNASMPFKAGYEEDGFLKSLAPFEPKDIEFLADNCTKVLAWHTQTKKNEPSAPLDMKLYGETNLVKLKQQIV; from the exons ATGAAGTCATCCATGAAAATGGGGGTGGTAGCCATAATAGGTCTGTTCGTGGTGTTCTACCAATATCATTTGTCTACCAGTGTGCGATTCGATCAGATATCTGACTTTAACACGGGTGGATCCGCGGAGGATGGTCCCGTTCTATCCCAGGAAGAGGTAGAACGCTACGTAAGGACGTCGAAATTCACCGAAGAAATG ATCAAAAGCGCTGTGCGCAGAGTTCAAGAGATTAACGGACTTAGTCCAGACATAGCGTCGATGTTAGTGCAACAGCTAATAAATCATTTGCACAAGAATATCTTCGAGCTGGGCGAGAACAATTCGAAGATCGGGCGATTCGAACCTAGTCGAAACGCGACATCGAACGAACAGCAAGAATCATCGATGAAGTTGAACAAAACACCGGAACCGCTGTACATAATCACGCCGACGTATCGCCGACCAGAACAAATACCCGAGCTCACCAGGATGTCGCACACTTTGATGTTGGTAAAGAACGTTTACTGGCTCGTTATCGAGGACGCGACCGTTGCTACCAAACAAGTCACGAGGCTGTTAGAGCGAACAGGATTGAAGTTCGAGCATCTCACTG CTCCGATGCCTGAGAAGTATAAGCAGAAAAAGGGTGCCAAACCACGGGGCGTATCTAATCGAAATCGTGGCTTACAATGGATCAGAGCGAATGCGACCAATGGCGTTTTTTATTTTGCTGATGACGATAATACCTATGACATAACTCTTTTTGACGAG ATCCGTAAAACTAAACGAGTCTCCATGTTCCCCGTTGGATTATGCACGAAATTTGGCTTAAGTTCTCCCATCATTAAGAACGAGAAGTTCGTTGGATTTTACGACGGTTGGATCGCTGGACGAAAATTCCCGGTCGATATGGCAGGTTTTGCGGTAAGCGTGAAGTTTCTACTTCAGAGGCCAAATGCATCGATGCCGTTTAAGGCCGGCTACGAGGAAGACGGTTTTCTGAAAAGTTTGGCGCCATTCGAACCAAAGGACATCGAATTCTTGGCCGACAACTGCACCAAGGTGCTCGCTTGGCACACGCAAACGAAAAAAAATGAACCAAGTGCGCCCCTTGATATGAAACTATATGGTGAAACGAACCTAGTTAAACTGAAACAACAAATAGTATGA
- the LOC100648568 gene encoding annexin B11 isoform X2: protein MSYGYQLSPTVVPYNDFDARADAEVLRKAMKGFGTDEKAIIHVLANRSNLQRQEIAVQFKTLYGKDLIKDLKSELSGNFERLVLAMMMPLPQFYAKELHDAMAGIGTDECVLIEVLCTMSNHEIRVIKQAYEAMYGRTLEDDLRDDTSGNFKRLMVSLCCANRDESFDIDHAAAIEDAKELLRAGELRFGTDESTFNAVLVQRNVLQLKQVFQEYENITGHAIEDAIENEFSGDIKKGLLAIVKCVKSRAGFFAEQLYKSMKGLGTDDDRLIRLVVTRCEVDMGEIKETFRQLYNESLEEFITGDCSGHYKKCLLALVS from the exons ATGAGTTACGGTTATCAA CTGTCCCCTACAGTTGTACCATACAATGATTTTGATGCCAGAGCAGATGCAGAAGTCTTAAGGAAAGCAATGAAGGGTTTTGGGACAGATGAAAAAGCTATTATTCATGTACTTGCCAATCGCAGTAATCTGCAACGCCAAGAAATTGCAGTCCAGTTCAAAACCTTATATGGAAAG GATCTTATAAAAGATTTGAAGTCTGAATTGTCAGGTAACTTCGAAAGATTAGTTCTTGCTATGATGATGCCGTTACCGCAATTTTATGCCAAAGAATTACATGACGCAATGGCGGGTATCGGTACCGACGAATGCGTCCTCATAGAAGTATTGTGTACTATGTCCAATCACGAGATTCGCGTGATTAAACAAGCTTACGAAGCGA TGTATGGAAGAACATTAGAGGATGATCTAAGAGACGATACTTCCGGGAATTTCAAGCGGTTAATGGTATCGTTATGTTGTGCCAACAGAGATGAATCATTCGACATTGATCATGCAGCCGCTATAGAAGATGCCAAAGAACTTCTCAGAGCAg GTGAACTCCGTTTCGGAACTGATGAATCAACATTTAATGCGGTACTGGTTCAAAGAAATGTTCTACAATTGAAACAGGTGTTCCaagaatatgaaaatattacggGACATGCTATTGAAGATGCAATCGAGAACGAATTCTCGGGTGATATAAAAAAAGGCCTTCTAGCCATCg TGAAGTGTGTCAAAAGCAGAGCCGGTTTCTTTGCTGAACAATTATACAAAAGCATGAAAGGTCTTGGTACAGATGATGATCGTTTAATCAGATTGGTTGTCACACGTTGCGAAGTGGACATGGgagaaattaaagaaacattCAGACAGCTATATAATGAATCTCTAGAAGAATTTATAACT GGTGATTGTTCCGGACATTACAAGAAATGTCTTTTAGCACTTGTTTCTTAA
- the LOC100648568 gene encoding annexin B9 isoform X1: MSYGYQGPPVIQFPGHAPPPTSFGAPPGTPSAPGALPYPQSGNIGFTSSAPVSFGMPQPYSPYPVQPSHPMSNQYPPPAPGAPVQQIPLPMQQSPSPYPSQQMQQPYPGQPSVYPQQQDYNMYPNLRNAPDAKECFNIPSPYTSASNAHSNNSSSYQGGSYPGGQGTGYYSPHTGRSSPYQPTPAPAPRRNQFTPKLSPTVVPYNDFDARADAEVLRKAMKGFGTDEKAIIHVLANRSNLQRQEIAVQFKTLYGKDLIKDLKSELSGNFERLVLAMMMPLPQFYAKELHDAMAGIGTDECVLIEVLCTMSNHEIRVIKQAYEAMYGRTLEDDLRDDTSGNFKRLMVSLCCANRDESFDIDHAAAIEDAKELLRAGELRFGTDESTFNAVLVQRNVLQLKQVFQEYENITGHAIEDAIENEFSGDIKKGLLAIVKCVKSRAGFFAEQLYKSMKGLGTDDDRLIRLVVTRCEVDMGEIKETFRQLYNESLEEFITGDCSGHYKKCLLALVS, encoded by the exons ATGAGTTACGGTTATCAA GGACCACCAGTGATTCAGTTTCCTGGCCATGCACCACCACCAACATCATTTGGGGCTCCACCTGGTACACCCTCTGCCCCCGGTGCTCTGCCTTATCCTCAAAGTGGCAACATAGGTTTTACAAGTTCTGCTCCTGTGTCTTTTGGTATGCCACAACCTTATTCTCCATATCCTGTGCAACCTAGTCATCCTATGTCAAACCAATATCCTCCTCCAGCACCAGGAGCTCCTGTTCAACAAATACCTTTACCTATGCAACAATCCCCTTCCCCTTACCCATCCCAACAAATGCAGCAACCATATCCAGGACAACCTTCTGTATATCCGCAACAGCAAGATTATAATATGTATCCAAATCTTCGGAATGCACCAGATGCAAAAGAATGTTTTAATATACCTTCTCCTTATACCTCTGCTTCCAATGCTCACTCAAATAATTCAAGTTCCTATCAAGGCGGAAGCTATCCTGGGGGGCAGGGTACAGGATATTATTCTCCACACACAGGTAGATCTTCTCCCTATCAACCTACCCCAGCCCCAGCCCCCCGGAGAAATCAGTTTACGCCTAAG CTGTCCCCTACAGTTGTACCATACAATGATTTTGATGCCAGAGCAGATGCAGAAGTCTTAAGGAAAGCAATGAAGGGTTTTGGGACAGATGAAAAAGCTATTATTCATGTACTTGCCAATCGCAGTAATCTGCAACGCCAAGAAATTGCAGTCCAGTTCAAAACCTTATATGGAAAG GATCTTATAAAAGATTTGAAGTCTGAATTGTCAGGTAACTTCGAAAGATTAGTTCTTGCTATGATGATGCCGTTACCGCAATTTTATGCCAAAGAATTACATGACGCAATGGCGGGTATCGGTACCGACGAATGCGTCCTCATAGAAGTATTGTGTACTATGTCCAATCACGAGATTCGCGTGATTAAACAAGCTTACGAAGCGA TGTATGGAAGAACATTAGAGGATGATCTAAGAGACGATACTTCCGGGAATTTCAAGCGGTTAATGGTATCGTTATGTTGTGCCAACAGAGATGAATCATTCGACATTGATCATGCAGCCGCTATAGAAGATGCCAAAGAACTTCTCAGAGCAg GTGAACTCCGTTTCGGAACTGATGAATCAACATTTAATGCGGTACTGGTTCAAAGAAATGTTCTACAATTGAAACAGGTGTTCCaagaatatgaaaatattacggGACATGCTATTGAAGATGCAATCGAGAACGAATTCTCGGGTGATATAAAAAAAGGCCTTCTAGCCATCg TGAAGTGTGTCAAAAGCAGAGCCGGTTTCTTTGCTGAACAATTATACAAAAGCATGAAAGGTCTTGGTACAGATGATGATCGTTTAATCAGATTGGTTGTCACACGTTGCGAAGTGGACATGGgagaaattaaagaaacattCAGACAGCTATATAATGAATCTCTAGAAGAATTTATAACT GGTGATTGTTCCGGACATTACAAGAAATGTCTTTTAGCACTTGTTTCTTAA
- the LOC100648794 gene encoding putative Dol-P-Glc:Glc(2)Man(9)GlcNAc(2)-PP-Dol alpha-1,2-glucosyltransferase, with protein sequence MMNQILPKDIQYVQKVLMSLIFLCVTQLFIYLNHVQPYYFIDEVFHVPQTLRYCAGNFTQWDPKITTLPGLYLIATLILSPLKLCNIFYMRCINLFGTFLNLYLAHSIIKQISITHWTQRWNDWMKFTVACNIMFFPPLFFWHFLYYTDVASVNAILLMLLLHLYKKFKMAALVGFLSVLIRQTNIIWIAFITMEHLFDLLDHKMHKPISHEQYTSIMYLRLLWEKIMQETCYGWKLFIKFIIQLGVQLFPYIVVCFMFIAFVVWNKAIVVGDKTAHVPTVHIPQLLYFSTFLFCFLWPHMIIYWKDYLKFVSKHWVFASCILILLTIIVHFNTLVHPYMLADNRHYVFYFWNRLMGRYKQFKYLLVPIYSFTLYTMFHGLKHLRFMTQINYIIMISVVLIPQLLIEPRYFIIPYILYRFLVKEPKKWQIIAESITVIIVNFLQFYIFVNKVFYWNDQLYPQRISW encoded by the exons ATGATGAATCAAATCTTACCTAAAGACATTCAATATGTACAAAAAGTTCTGATGTCGTTAATTTTTTTATGTGTTACacagttatttatttatttgaaccaTGTACAACCTTATTATTTCATTGATGAGGTATTTCACGTACCTCAGACTTTGCGATATTGCGCTGGTAATTTTACACAG TGGGACCCTAAAATTACCACTTTACCTGGGTTATACCTAATTGCAACTCTAATATTATCACCCTTAAAActctgtaatattttttatatgagATGCATAAATTTGTTTGGAACATTTCTGAATCTCTACCTTGCTCACAgcataattaaacaaatttcaataaCTCATTGGACGCAAAGGTGGAATGATTGGATGAAATTTACTGTGGCTTGTAACATTATGTTTTTTCCACCGTTATTTTTTTGgcattttttatattacacaGATGTCGCATCAGTTAATGCAATATTACTAATGTTATtgttacatttatataaaaaatttaaaatggCAGCTTTAGTAG GTTTTTTGTCTGTGCTAATTCGGCAGACAAATATTATTTGGATTGCATTTATTACTATGGAacatttatttgatttattagaTCATAAAATGCACAAACCAATTTCACATGAACAGTATACTTCAATAATGTATTTAAGA TTGTTATGGGAAAAAATAATGCAAGAAACATGTTATGGATGGAAGTTATTTATAAAGTTCATCATTCAATTGGGTGTACAATTGTTTCCATACATTGTAGTATGTTTTATGTTTATTGCTTTTGTTGTATGGAACAAAGCAATTGTAGTTGGAGATAAAACAGCTCATGTTCCCACTGTTCATATTCCtcaattgttatatttttctacttttctatTTTGCTTTTTATGGCCACACATGATTATTTACTGGAAAGATTATTTAAAGTTTGTTAGTAAACACTGGGTGTTTGCAAGCTGTATCTTGATTCTTTTAACTATAATTGTTCATTTTAATACTCTTGTACACCCATATATGTTGGCTGATAATAgacattatgtattttatttttggaaTAGATTAATGGgaagatataaacaatttaaatatcttttggtGCCAATATACTCATTCACTTTATATACAATGTTCCACGGACTTAAACATTTAAGATTTATGACacaaattaattacattattatgaTTTCTGTAGTACTTATTCCTCAGTTACTAATAGAACCACGTTACTTTATTATTCCATATATACTTTATCGGTTCCTTGTTAAGGAACCAAAGAAGTGGCAAATTATTGCAGAATCAATAACTGTAATTATAGTAAACTTTTTACAATTCTATATCTTTGTCAATAAAGTTTTCTATTGGAATGATCAGCTTTATCCTCAAAGAATTTCTTGGTAA